Proteins encoded within one genomic window of Dictyoglomus sp.:
- a CDS encoding LacI family transcriptional regulator, with protein sequence MRGIVKKIAKELNLHPSSVSRALHNKPGVSQENRLKILEKIQELGYDISNFTKRTIPKKGYSIGFITYRPPHHSLGVIVLNEFYSVVFNGVENAVKRYKSNLLYSILSLDEEKDNFSIPSMIEDKIIDGMLLVGYMDKSWAKRLISYNIPTIIVDNYIGPEYTTIIMDNFDGIRQGIEYLYKLGHRKILHIAGPQTHKSFQERLHAFKLYMGELPQTIPLIAHTEEPRIEGGYSAIKEYFAKNKEVPSAVFAGNDLIAIGAIKALRELGFRIPEDISVMGFDDIDLARNFDPPLTTIKVPKRRMGSLAVEILINKIQGREEIPVKIVLPVELSIRNSCKGR encoded by the coding sequence TTGCGTGGAATAGTTAAAAAAATTGCTAAAGAGTTAAACCTACATCCATCAAGCGTATCACGAGCTTTACATAATAAGCCTGGGGTTTCTCAGGAAAATAGATTAAAAATTTTAGAAAAAATTCAAGAATTAGGATACGATATTTCCAATTTTACAAAAAGAACTATTCCTAAAAAGGGCTACTCCATTGGTTTTATAACTTATCGTCCCCCTCATCATTCCTTAGGTGTTATAGTTCTTAACGAGTTTTATTCAGTAGTATTTAATGGAGTAGAAAATGCTGTAAAAAGATATAAATCTAATCTACTTTATTCTATTCTTTCCTTGGATGAGGAAAAAGATAATTTTTCGATTCCATCTATGATAGAAGATAAAATTATTGATGGTATGCTTTTAGTAGGATATATGGATAAAAGTTGGGCAAAGAGGTTAATTTCCTATAATATTCCTACAATAATAGTGGATAATTACATAGGTCCTGAATATACCACTATAATAATGGATAATTTTGATGGAATAAGGCAAGGGATAGAGTATTTATATAAGTTAGGTCATAGAAAGATATTACATATTGCAGGTCCCCAAACCCATAAAAGTTTTCAGGAGAGATTACATGCTTTTAAATTGTATATGGGAGAATTACCTCAAACTATACCTTTAATTGCTCACACAGAAGAACCTCGAATCGAAGGTGGATATTCTGCAATAAAGGAATATTTTGCTAAAAACAAAGAAGTTCCTTCTGCAGTTTTTGCTGGAAATGATCTTATTGCGATTGGTGCCATTAAAGCATTAAGAGAGTTAGGTTTTCGAATTCCTGAAGATATCTCAGTTATGGGATTTGATGATATAGATCTTGCAAGAAATTTTGACCCTCCTCTAACAACTATAAAGGTTCCTAAGAGGAGAATGGGTTCCTTGGCTGTGGAAATATTAATAAATAAAATACAAGGTCGAGAAGAAATTCCAGTAAAGATAGTACTACCTGTTGAATTATCTATAAGAAATTCTTGTAAAGGGAGGTGA
- a CDS encoding enoyl-ACP reductase translates to MLEKKKIAVFNVANRRSIAWAIAQSIMKFGGEVIIGYQNERFKDNVEELLKEIPQKPLVVQCDVSEDENIEKVVNEIEKKVGKIDGLVHSIAYAPTEALKSPFIETSKEAFRIALEISVYSFISMVRMFRRIMNSPSSIITLTYYGSEKVIPNYNVMGIAKSALESSVRYLAYELGKDNIRVNAISAGPLSTLAARGISRFTDILEYYKERAPLKRNIEHSEVGDTACFLLSDLSSGITGEIIYVDAGYNIMGI, encoded by the coding sequence ATCTATTATGAAATTTGGAGGAGAAGTGATTATAGGATATCAAAATGAGAGATTTAAAGATAATGTAGAGGAATTATTAAAAGAAATTCCTCAAAAACCTTTAGTGGTACAATGTGATGTTTCTGAGGATGAGAACATTGAAAAAGTAGTTAATGAAATTGAGAAGAAAGTAGGAAAGATTGATGGACTTGTTCATTCTATTGCTTACGCTCCTACTGAGGCTTTAAAATCTCCTTTTATTGAGACCTCAAAAGAAGCTTTTAGAATTGCTTTGGAAATAAGTGTTTATTCTTTTATTTCTATGGTCCGAATGTTTAGAAGAATAATGAATTCTCCTTCAAGTATTATTACATTAACTTATTACGGTTCTGAAAAGGTAATTCCCAATTATAATGTTATGGGAATTGCAAAATCAGCCTTAGAATCTTCTGTTAGATATTTAGCCTATGAACTTGGAAAGGATAATATAAGAGTAAATGCAATATCTGCTGGCCCTTTAAGTACTTTAGCTGCACGAGGGATTTCAAGATTTACTGACATCTTGGAATACTATAAAGAGAGAGCTCCCTTAAAGAGAAATATCGAACACAGTGAAGTAGGAGATACTGCATGTTTCTTACTTAGTGATCTCTCTTCAGGTATAACAGGAGAGATTATCTATGTTGACGCAGGATATAATATTATGGGAATTTAG